The following are from one region of the Candidatus Polarisedimenticolia bacterium genome:
- a CDS encoding ABC transporter ATP-binding protein produces MTTPQESRGVALRVADIRYAYGKTVAVDGVSFDVRPGEIFGLLGPNGAGKTTTISIVSGILPPASGQALIFGQDASGGSGRARARMGVVPQDIALYEELTAAENLRFWGRLYGLSGAGLEDAVGRSLDQVGLADRAKARVKTYSGGLKRRLNLAAGLVHSPDLLLLDEPTVGIDPQARLRILDVVRDQAQSGRAVLYTSHYLEEAEQICERLAIIDHGRVLAAGTVAELRRLVGEGPVVRVRGSIDGDGLRALAARCPGVSFLSADGDSASFAARDPDACSVLVRELFGSGLKLDDLRVQEPNLQSVFLKLTGRELRD; encoded by the coding sequence ATGACGACGCCTCAGGAGTCGCGCGGGGTGGCGCTGCGGGTCGCCGACATCCGCTACGCCTACGGGAAAACCGTGGCCGTCGACGGCGTGTCGTTCGACGTGCGACCGGGGGAGATCTTCGGGCTGCTCGGGCCGAACGGCGCCGGCAAGACCACGACGATCTCGATCGTCTCGGGGATCCTCCCGCCGGCCTCGGGCCAGGCGCTCATCTTCGGGCAGGATGCCTCGGGCGGCTCCGGCAGGGCCCGCGCCCGGATGGGGGTGGTGCCCCAGGACATCGCGCTCTACGAGGAGCTGACAGCGGCCGAGAACCTGCGCTTCTGGGGCCGGCTGTACGGACTGTCGGGCGCCGGGCTCGAGGATGCGGTGGGCCGGTCCCTCGACCAGGTCGGTCTCGCCGACCGGGCGAAGGCGCGCGTCAAGACCTATTCCGGCGGGCTGAAGCGCCGGCTGAATCTCGCCGCCGGCCTGGTGCACTCGCCCGACCTCCTGCTCCTCGACGAGCCGACGGTCGGGATCGATCCGCAGGCGCGGCTGCGCATCCTGGACGTGGTGCGCGACCAGGCCCAAAGCGGGCGGGCCGTGCTGTACACCTCCCATTACCTCGAGGAGGCGGAGCAGATCTGCGAGCGGCTGGCGATCATCGACCACGGCCGAGTCCTGGCCGCCGGGACGGTCGCCGAGCTGCGGCGCCTGGTGGGTGAGGGCCCGGTGGTGCGCGTCCGGGGATCGATCGACGGCGACGGGCTGAGGGCGCTGGCGGCCCGCTGTCCGGGGGTTTCCTTCCTGAGCGCCGACGGCGACAGCGCCTCGTTCGCCGCGCGCGACCCGGACGCCTGCTCCGTGCTGGTGCGCGAGCTGTTCGGCAGCGGGCTGAAGCTGGACGACCTGCGCGTCCAGGAGCCTAATCTGCAATCGGTCTTCCTCAAGCTGACCGGCCGCGAGCTGCGCGACTAG
- a CDS encoding DUF5916 domain-containing protein — protein MVLGAPDVERPRVEAVRTEGPIRIDGRLDEPDWTRAGVIADLTQHSPHPGEPTRYRTEILLLRDAEDLYLGFRCFDPEPALIALHSMRRDVDDPLGEDFVSIAFDTYGDRRTAYFFDVRASGGISDGLIPGPGLWSIDWDGIWEARTRVDADGWTAEVRIPSRTLHFKKGLPEWGMNLLRGVARDRILYHWSGLSRDSDFLDLTSAGRLSGVADLDQGHGLTITPYGLARYERAPDEDTLNRVGRGGLDLSYSLTPQLTGVLTANTDFAETEVDTRQINLTRFDLFFPEKRSFFLEGSSLFNFGLGLSEEFLPFYSRRIGLIDRETVPIDWGAKILGHAGRLGVAALDIETGSSNQAPRTNLAAARVTYDVGDSLRIGTIVTHGDPEGLRSNTLAGADVTWHTARIRGDKKMTVGAWAARSSGDLAAGRRDGWGVKVDFPNDLWNAYARFSEFGEALDPALGFLPRPGTRWYDFWSAVQPRPKRDGPLAFIRQAFFETRYTQVDDLGGRTESRRLFTAPFNIETESGEHLEANWVPTFESLTAPFDVAGGIVIPPGDYHFTRYRFEAQSAQNRRWRLGSTVWLGGFYAGRLTQIETFVNWDVFRGRLYQKLDLQNDFGRLPQGDFVQRLLQMENIYAFSPRLVLFGFFQYDSESRQLGMNARLRYTLRPGSDLFFVWNRNWTHPPGEGRLDIGPVNDQVALKLRFAWTG, from the coding sequence GTGGTCCTGGGCGCCCCGGACGTCGAGCGCCCGCGGGTCGAGGCGGTGCGGACGGAGGGCCCGATCCGGATCGACGGCCGGCTCGACGAGCCGGACTGGACGCGCGCCGGCGTCATCGCCGACCTGACCCAGCACTCGCCGCACCCCGGCGAGCCGACCCGCTACCGGACCGAAATTCTCCTGCTTCGGGACGCCGAGGATCTCTATCTGGGGTTCCGGTGCTTCGATCCGGAGCCGGCGCTGATCGCCCTGCACTCGATGCGCCGCGACGTGGACGACCCGTTAGGCGAGGACTTCGTCTCCATCGCCTTCGACACCTACGGCGACCGCCGCACCGCGTACTTCTTCGACGTGCGCGCCTCGGGGGGGATCAGCGACGGCCTGATCCCGGGGCCCGGGCTGTGGTCGATCGACTGGGACGGCATCTGGGAGGCCCGGACGCGGGTGGACGCGGACGGCTGGACGGCGGAGGTCCGCATCCCCTCCCGGACTCTGCATTTCAAGAAGGGCCTCCCCGAATGGGGCATGAACCTCCTGCGCGGCGTGGCGCGCGATCGGATCCTCTATCACTGGTCGGGGCTGAGCCGCGACAGCGATTTCCTCGACCTGACGAGCGCCGGCCGATTGTCCGGCGTCGCCGACCTGGACCAGGGGCACGGCCTGACGATCACGCCGTACGGGCTCGCCCGCTACGAACGGGCGCCGGACGAGGACACCCTGAACCGTGTGGGCCGGGGCGGGCTCGACCTGTCCTACAGCCTGACCCCGCAGCTCACGGGCGTGCTCACGGCCAACACCGACTTCGCGGAGACCGAGGTCGACACGCGCCAGATCAACCTGACGCGCTTTGACCTGTTCTTCCCGGAGAAGCGCTCCTTCTTCCTGGAGGGGTCGAGCCTGTTCAACTTCGGGCTCGGCCTGAGCGAGGAGTTCCTGCCGTTCTACTCGCGGCGCATCGGCCTGATCGATAGGGAGACGGTGCCGATCGACTGGGGAGCCAAGATCCTCGGACACGCCGGCCGCCTGGGGGTCGCGGCGCTCGACATCGAGACCGGCAGCTCCAACCAGGCGCCCCGGACGAACCTGGCGGCGGCCCGCGTCACGTACGACGTCGGCGACAGCCTCCGGATCGGGACGATCGTCACCCACGGCGATCCCGAAGGGCTCCGGAGCAACACCCTGGCGGGGGCCGACGTCACCTGGCACACCGCGCGCATCCGGGGGGACAAGAAGATGACCGTCGGCGCCTGGGCGGCGCGCTCGAGCGGCGATCTCGCGGCCGGGCGCCGCGACGGCTGGGGGGTGAAGGTCGACTTCCCGAACGACCTGTGGAACGCCTACGCCCGGTTCTCGGAGTTCGGCGAGGCGCTCGACCCCGCCCTCGGGTTCCTGCCCCGGCCGGGGACGCGCTGGTACGACTTCTGGAGCGCTGTCCAGCCACGCCCGAAACGCGACGGCCCGCTCGCCTTCATCCGGCAGGCGTTCTTCGAGACCCGGTACACCCAGGTGGACGACCTGGGCGGCCGCACCGAGAGCCGGCGGCTGTTCACGGCCCCGTTCAACATCGAGACGGAGTCCGGCGAGCACCTGGAGGCCAACTGGGTCCCCACCTTCGAGTCCCTGACCGCTCCGTTCGATGTCGCCGGGGGGATCGTCATCCCGCCGGGGGACTACCATTTCACGCGTTACCGCTTCGAGGCGCAATCGGCGCAGAACCGCAGATGGCGCCTCGGAAGCACCGTCTGGCTCGGCGGCTTCTACGCCGGGCGCCTCACGCAGATCGAGACGTTCGTGAACTGGGACGTCTTCCGGGGGCGCCTGTACCAGAAACTCGATCTACAGAACGACTTCGGCCGCCTGCCCCAGGGCGACTTCGTCCAGCGGCTGCTGCAGATGGAAAACATCTACGCCTTCTCGCCGCGCCTCGTCCTCTTCGGCTTCTTCCAGTACGATTCCGAATCGCGCCAGCTCGGGATGAATGCCCGCCTGCGCTACACGCTGCGCCCCGGCAGCGACCTGTTCTTCGTGTGGAACCGCAACTGGACCCACCCGCCCGGCGAGGGGCGCCTCGACATCGGTCCGGTGAACGACCAGGTGGCGCTCAAGCTCCGCTTCGCCTGGACCGGGTGA